The genome window AGGCTCCTTCCCATGCTTGTTCTTGACTCATCACTCGTAAGCAAAATAAAAAGATATTTTCCCGAAGCGCAAAGGGAGTTTTAAGATTTATTACTCACCTCTAGAATGAACCTCAAGGAATCTAATTGTCCATTTAATCTGAGCGCCTCTGTAAATAATAATCAAAGGATTAAAGTGTTAAAAAACAACTAGAAATTCATCTGGGAACTGCAAATAATGTCTCTTCTTCAAGTTTAATCTTCACGCTGCTCCCAGAATCTAAGCGCACGTTGACAGGCGTTCTAAGCCTTATAAGGTAGCCCGACAACGATATAATGTACTCATAATGATCACCCAGATAAGATCCCGTCTGGATTTTCACGTCTATTACGTTGGATGTCTCAGTGGGATGCGCGAGTCTCACAGCTTCAGGTCTAACGGCAAGGAAAACTTTGCTATCTTTAGTCACTTTTTCTAAGTTTGTCCTGGCTAAAAGTTCAATATTTCCCTCTTCTAGGGCCACCCTGACGAGGCTCTTGTCACGATTCACTATTTCCAAGACATTTCCAGGTATCAATGTGGTTATACCCATGAACTCTGCCACAAATCTCGTGGCCGGAGAGCCATAAATCTCCTCAGGAGAGCCTATCTGCTCTATCCTCCCCTTATTCATTACAGCTATTCTGTCACACATGACTAATGCTTCAGCCTGGTCATGGGTAACGTAAACAGAAGTTATTCCTAGCTCACGCTGGAGTTTTCTAAGCTCGAACCTTACTTGTTCACGAAGCTTTGCATCCAGGTTGCTTAGAGGTTCATCGAAGAGTAATGCTCTAGGCTGGACGACGATTGCCCTCGCAACTGCAACTCTTTGCTGTTGCCCTCCACTCATCTGGTACGGATACCTGTTCAAGAGATCCTGGATTTGTAACAGTTCTGCAGCCCACTGGACACGCCTCTTAATTTCATCTTCTGGAATCTTTCTGAGTCGTAGTCCGAAGGCTATGTTTTCGAAGGCCGTTAGGTGAGGGAAAAGGGCCCAGCTTTGAAAAACCATTCCTAAGCCTCTTTTCTCGGGTGGAAGCTGCGTTATATCTTCCCCGTCGATCAGAACCATTCCACGGTCGGGCTGGGTTAGCCCTGCAATGATACGTAGAGTTGTTGTTTTTCCGCTACCTGAGGGCCCTAGTAGCCCGAAGAACTCTTTGTCCTTAATCTCTAGATATTCTATCTCTGCAGCTACTACCTTTCCCCCGTAATACCCTTTATATATATCTTTAAGCTCTATCCGAACCATTACCTACCACCCGCTCCACCTAGTGAAACAGAAACACGGAAATATTTTTCAGATATGAATCCGCCGATCAGGCTCGGGAAAAGGATAAACAAGCTTACGGCGGCGGCTCGTGGAGGAGAAATCGCATAGCCTCGGATGAGTTCATACACAATGATAGTCAGTGTTTTAATGGAGGGTGCTCCTAGCAGTAGTGTCATTACGAACTCGTTGAGGGATATAGCCATCGAGAAGATGAAGGCTGAGAGGAGCCCTCTCCAAGTTATAGGTAGGTAGACCTTTGTTATTACCTGTAACCTTGTAGCTCCGAATACTCTGGCCACTTCCCCGAGATCCTTTGGAACCTGCATGAAGGATGCCGTTATACTGCGAAGTGAAAAGGGTATTGCAAAGAACATGTGGGCAGGTATAAGAGCGATGAGATTATTCCTTAATCCCAACCAAGTGTAAAGGAATAGGAGTCCTGTTCCAACGACGATAGCCGGTAATGCCATGGTAAGGTTGACGATGGTTTCGGTTAGTATGGCGAATCTGTCTCTATTCATTGCTAGATAGTAGGCCGGAAGTATGCACAAGGCTACTGTCGACAAGGCTGTGAGTGGCGCGAGTATATAGCTGTTAATTAACGCTCCCTGCACATAGGGATCATTTATCATTTTAAGTATCCAGTTCAGACCGATGCGGGAGGGGAAGAGGTCTGTGCCAAAGTACCATTGCTCAGCCAGCGCGTAAAGCACAGCCATGAATACAGGCGCTATGTAGAAGAATAATAGGAAGGTAAGGATAATTATATCCCAGGCTCGTTGTCTATCCATAATTCTATCTCACCTGGTAAACAATCGCTTTTGTTGTATATCTGAAGAAGAAGTATCCTGCAAGAAGCGATAAAATTATGTAGACAAAGCCGGAGGTGAATGCCATCAAGTAGTTGAAGAACAGTGTGACATCGTTTAATATCACGACGCTCAGATATTGGGGCCAGGAGGCGCCAAGAACCAGGGGCGTCGAAACGCCTGTAAGATTATCCAAGAATACTATGGAAGAGGATGCGAGTAGAGCGTATTTTGAAAGCGGGAAATATATCTTTGTAATAACCGTTCTCATTGGCGCGCCAAGTATTCTGGCGGCTTCTACTATCTCAGGGTTGATCAGTTGAAGCGGGCCATAAGTTAAAAGGAATGTGAGAGTAAAGGTATACCACACTTTACCCAGGATGATGCCTATACCGTAAGGATCATTTACTAGATATAGTGGTTCCCGTATTAATCCCAGTTTCTGAAGAAGCCAGTTAATCCCTATGGCTAGATATCCTTTAGGCCAGAGAAGGGTCCACCACATGAATGCAGCTATAAGGTACGGGGTGTAGATTGCTATCAGTGGGACAAACGAAAACTTGTCCCACCAGCCTGGTCTTCGAATAGTCAAGTAGATTGCGAAAAGATACCCGGCTGCCACAGCTAGAAATGTCGCGACTGTGCTGTTCCAGACAGTAAAGAAAGTAGACTCCAGATAGAGGCTTCCAGGAGTGAAGAAAGTCTGGAATCCCTTGAGTGTTGGTTGCTGGACTCCAGAGAATGATATTATTCCGAAAGCCCCAAGGATGACTATTCCCAGGGGTATTACTAGCATAACTAATAGGTAGAGGTATATCGGCAAGAGATATATTAGTGGAGCTGAATTCTGAGAAGACATTACCATCCCCGGCAAAAAAAGAAATTATTTTTATAACAAGTAATTTATTTCTTAGCCACCTCGTCTACCCACTTTTGCATCATGTAGTTCATGTATTCTGCATGTCTGAAGTAGAACGGTCCGTAGAAGAACCACTTCTCGAAGCTTCCGTAAGGAATATTGACCGGCCAAGCAGGGTTCGCTTTAACGTCAGCGGGTACAAGGTTCCAAGCATTAGGTACAACGGGGAATGTGCCCTCGTTGGCAGCTATGTATGCTTGAGTCTCGTCTTCGATGAGATAGTTTATGAAGAGTAAGGCTGCGGCCTTGTGTGGAGCGTTGAAGGCTACTATAACTCCGTCCCAAGGTTCAGGCATGCCTGGGTCAGGTATGTACATCCCGACCCACTCTGGCTTAAGTCTTCCCTCATTAATCTCGGCAAGGACTGTGTCTATCCACTGAGGTTCAAGCCAGACTTCGCCAGCCTCGAATAACTGTATAGCGGCGACGTTACCTTGTGGATAATTGCCTGGCTGATACATGTATTTCTCGATCTCGTTGAGGTAGTCCCAGAAGTTCATTCCGCTCTTACCGGGGCTGTACATGATATCGTGAGCTCTCTGCTCACTGTATCCTGCAAAGGCAAACTTATCGTACCCGTACTGACTGTAGAGAAGTGCCATGAGGAATGTATGTCCGCTACCGCCCTTGTTTGGATCACAATAAGTAAACTTTCCGGGATGGTTTTTGACCCAGTCAAGAAGCTGGTCCAGGCTCTTCGGGACATCGGCGTTCGGCCACTGACCTAGAATGTCCTTCCTGTATAGCATGACGACCTGCCACCATACGATGGGGATGTATCTCCCGTCCGTGGGGTACATGTCTGTGCCAAACATGTTAGCTAGGAGCGGGACCTTCTTTGCATTCGGGATTATCTCCCTCAGGTTTACGTCCCAGACTACACCGTTCTCCTTTGCCATTTTGAACGGGAGAGACCACAGGAATACAACATCGTATTGTCCCACAGTCTTGCCTGCTTGTTTGTCGGCGATAAGTGATTGAACCGTGCTATACCAGTCTCCCAGGACAACCTGGCACTGTATTCCATACTTGGCTTGGAAGTTCTGACACACATGGTTGAAGACGTCTTGTTCATGAGTTCCTCCGAATATTGCGAAAACAACTTTCCCTTCCTGTTTAGCTAGGGACTCTATCTGGGACCAGTTATACACGTATACTGTTCTCTCATTTAGTGGGAGGTTATATGTGACAGAGCCTTGGGGAGTAGTAACAGAAGGCTTGGGGGTTACTAGTAGAGCCAAGGCATAGCCTAGAATGAGGAAAATTACTGCTATGGCTGCCAGTGTTATATAATTCTTGGGCTGTTGTCCTGCCACGAGAAATATTTTCAAATCGTATCTTATAAGTTTTTCGTTATTCAATATTATATAAAAAGAAATAAATGAAAAACATTGAATTTATTGACTAATTAATCAGTATTGACAATATATATAATATAAAAGGCTTTCACTATATAGGAAACACTCATTATTCCCAGCTTCACTTTTCTTTTATTTGATCAAGAGATGAACCGTAAATAATAAAATTGGTTAGGCTAGGTTAAGTTGTGCCACTTATCGAGGTAGACAATCTCACCTTTAAGTACCTGGGTAGCCAGAGGTTTGCCTTGGAGAAGGTTAGCCTTTCAATCGATGAAGGAGAGATCCTTCTCCTTGTCGGCCCGAGTGGATGCGGGAAGTCTACGCTTATAAGGGCTATAAATGGGTTAATACCTCACAGATATTTAGGGGAATACACTGGTAGAGTCCGTGTCGCTGGCCTTGACGTAGCTGAATCAACGCCCCAGATCCTTGCTAAGACTGTTGGGACGGTTATGCAGGAGGTGAGCAGGCAGCTTGTGGCGCAGACCGTGGAGGACGACGTTGCGTTTGGACCCGCGAACCTGTGTCTCCCTAGAGAGGAGGTCGCAAGGAGAGTGGAGGCTAGCCTGAAAGCTGTTGGGGCTCTCCACCTAGCCGGGAGGGATATAAATGCGCTGAGCGGTGGGGAGAAACAGAGGGTTGTATTTGCAGGGATTCTGGCGATGGATCCTGAGATTATCCTTCTCGACGAGCCCCTGGCGAATCTTGACAGTGATGGGGTTAGCCTTGTACTTGGCCAGATTGCGGAGTTTAGGCGTAGAGGGAAGACAGTGATAATAGCTGAACATAGAACGGAGGAGGTCGTCGAGGGCGTCGATATAGATAGGATTATCGTCATGGAGAACGGGAGGATTGTAAAGGAACTGGATTCCCCTGAGGGACTCATCGAGTTTAAGGATAAGGTTCGCGTGCCCTCTGGTTACCTTTATCCGAGAAAGTTTGAAGTTTCAACGGGTTTTCAAGTTTTAGATGAGGGAGAAGTAAGCCTCGGAAAGGAAGTTATTGTGTTTGAGGACGTCTACTTCAGCTATGATGGTCTTCGATACGCCCTCGAGGCAATTAATTTGAAGATCCGTGAGGGTGAGCGGGTAGCTCTTCTCGGTAACAATGGGGCTGGGAAATCGACTTTAGCCAAGCACATTCTCGGTTTGCTGAAACCCTCGAGAGGTAGAGTTCTTATAGATGGAGAGGATACGAGACAAAAGGAACCCTATGAGCTGGCAGGGAAGATAGGGCTGGTCGTCCAAGACCCCTACTCAATGCTTTTCGCTCGAACCGTCAAAGAGGAGCTGGCTTTCGGTCCAAGAAACCTGGGTGTAACTAGAGAAGAAATTGAGGAGCGGGTATCAGAGGTTTCAAGGGCCTGTGGTATCCAGCACCTGTTAAACGCATCGCCTTTCGCGTCGAGCTATGGGGAAAAGAAGCGTATATGTGTAGGGGCGGTTCTAACAATGTACCCCCGCGTCCTTATCCTGGATGAGCCCACGGCTGGACAAGACTACGCGAATTATATGAGGTTTCTCGACTTCGTGACGGGTTTAGAGAAGGTTAAAACGCTTGTTCTGATAACCCATGACGTGGACATTGCACTCGAGTACACTAGTAGGACGGTCGTCCTTTCCAGGGGGAGGGTAATCGCTGACGGGCCTACAGTTGAGATTCTAGCAGATGAGAAGGTGTTGAAGGAGGGGAGCCTCCGTGAAACCCAGCTTATAAGGTTGGGCCGTGAGCTCTCGGGTGGTAGGCGCGTCTATCGGAAGAAGGACTTAGAAAGGATGTTGCAAAACGCTTAAAATGAATAATATAAATTAATTAGATTGTGACGGCGAAAACGCAACGGGGCGGTATTAGCACTGTCACGATTGTCGCTATGGCTGTCGGGACAGCTCTCTACGCAGCCCTTAACGTCTTCTTCAATATGCTCCAGCTTCCCGGTACACAACTTGTAGCGCTCCGGCCGAGCGTGGCAATTCCCATGTTTTTCGGCTACGTCTTTGGCCCATTGGTGGGGTTTGTTTCAGGCTTTCTGGGAAATATTATCAGCGATGCAATATCATGGGGAGGCTTCTGGTGGAACTGGGACGTTGGCAACGGGTTACTAGGCCTTATACCAGGCCTCATAGTCTATATACTACCCGAGGATAAAAGAAGTACCCGTCTAGGCTTGGTTTGGAGTGCTGTCCTAGCCGTAATCGGCTCGATCATCGGGATGGGCTTCGCGTCATTCACCGACTACATATTTGGGTACGGTATCTCCACTATAGAAGAAGCAATCTACGCCTTATTCCTACCCGCCGCTGTAACAGACGCGTTAAACGGAGCAATACTGACCCCAATTTTGGTAGCCGCTTACTATCAGGCCGCGCGGGGCAGGGCTAGAAGGGCTTAACTGGTATGAGTGAAAACATCGTCCGGTATATTGAGGGAGACAGTGTCGTACACAGGCTTGACCCAAGGGCTAAAATAATTTTTGTTTTTCTATTTATCGCCTCAACACTGGTCGCCTCTAATCTCTTCGAAGTCTTGTTATTGCTTCTACTATCTATTGGTTTCTACTCTCTTGCTCGCCTACCCCTGAGGAAGACGCTACCCACGTGGAAATTCATTTTCCTCATAGTTGTATTTCTGTCCTTTCTCAACCTCTTTGTGCTTACACTGTTGTATCCAAAGGAGGGACACACCCTACTCCAAGCCGGCCCTATTAAGGTTACCTATGAGAACCTGATAAGCTCAATAACCCCTGTAGTCAGGCTCCTCTCCATAGCCTCCGTAACCTTAACCCTCATTTTCACAACACCCCCAAACCTCTACGCACCAGCCCTTGGGCAAATGGGCCTACCCTACAAAGCCGCCTACGTAGTGGAGCTTAGCTTCCGTTACATTCCAGAGATGATAGGCGAACTGAGAAAGACTTTGGAGGCCCAGATGGCTAGAGGCTATAGGCCGAGCGGGGGGAATAACCCCCTTGGAAGAGTACTTCGCGTGATACCACTTATATTGCCCGTCACACTCAGCGCTGCTCTAAACGTCTACGATATAGCCGACGCCATGGAGCTAAGAGGGTTTGGCGCATCAGGGTGCCACACGTGGTATCGTCAACTCAGGATGAGGAGGAGGGATTACCTGCTCATAGCTATAGGTTCTCTAGTCTTCGTTTCTATGCTTCTCACAAGAACAGTATTTTCCCGCTAGTTCGGGCAAAATTTTTTATTTTAAGAAATCTTTGAGAGGCAATGGTTCAACTACCACGGGAGTTCATCGAATGGAACTATTTCGCTAGGCGTGCACTGATTTCTCAAATCCTGGAAGGAGCGTCGATTGACCACTACAGGCTCCAGTTGGAGTTCACGAGGCATAATCCCGTATTGTGTACCGCTGCACTCCAGGACAACGGGACTATAGAGGTAAACGGGAAGGTAATAGGTGTCGGGTATGTCCTAAAGAAGGAGTTCCTGGCTGAGGCCTCTAGAAAGTTTGAGGAACACATCAAAGTAGCAGATGAAGCCTTAGCCGCTCACCCGGAGCGAGAAAAAGAAATACTTGAAGAATACTCAAGGCGTGGCATAAAGCTTCTCCTAGACTACATATACCTCCCTAGGGGGATGGCCGAGGAAAGAGTTGACTTTGAAAAGATGGCAAGCCTTGAGCTAGCCCTGAGAATACCCCATTCTTCAAAACACACATGGAGAATAGTCCAGAGATCGAGAAAGGCATGCCTGGTTTTCTACCAGCCCCCCGCCATAAGCTTCGAGGTGAGATGCAGTATAAGCATACATCTCGACGATGATTATCATCGATTTGTAAACTTGGTTCATGACGCTTTCCACTATACTCCCCCAGAGGCAAGAGAGAACAGGCCAACCTACATCTTCCACGTTGAGGAGGTGTTCAACAACAGTCCCTCGAGAGCCGGCTTCGGCAAAAAATTAACATAAGACTCCTCATCACCCTTTTCTCTAGTCAGTTGCTAGCCGGTCCCGTTTAGCCAGTCTACGTTCAAACTCTAGTAAATTTTCATTCTTTAAGTGTTTTCGGCTCATTGTTAGAGCGTTGTTCCTTCTCTGAGTCAGTATGGCTTTACTTTATAATTTTTCCAGTGTCATAGTCCGTGAATATTCCTAACCTAAGAGCAGCATCACTAAAATCCTTACTCCTTATCACCTCAATAAACATTTTGACTGGATGCGAATTGACGTGGCTTCCAAGTGTTATAAAATCGAATCTTTCCCTTGAAATAGGTATAAAGTCTAAACCCAGACTCTTAGCTGTCCACAGAGGGCCTATCGTTACATCAGCCTTACCGTTTAATACCCTCAGGGCTGCCTCGCGATGCGATACGTAGCTAGAGTCGTAGCCTTTGATCCTGCTATGTATGGCGTGGAGAGGTATTCCGTATTCTCGGGAAAGTTTCTTGAACAAGTAGTTCAGGAGTATGTGGGTGCCGCTGCCCTTGTTCCTATTTGCTAGCACCACATCTCTTCTCAGAAGGTCTTCGGGGGAGAAAATGTTTTTAGGGTTGCCTGGAGCCACAATAAATCCTATTTCACGCCAGTAGCCTCTGATAAGCACGAGATCCTTGCCATTGTTTTTCTTGATCAAGTGCAAGTTGTATTCACCCGTCTCCGGATCTATTACATGTACCCCCGCCAGGTGCGAGTATCCTTTTAAGAGTAGTTCAAGGCCCATCTGCGATCCAACTCTTAGGTACTCCGCAGATAAACCCTTCTCAGCAAGAAGTCGGCCGGCTAGTTCTATTCCAGGGCAGTCGCTCCCATAAATGATTAAGTCCGGCTTAAGCTGAACATTTTTCAGGGTTTTCTCGAGCATGCTGGCAACAACCCTGTACCTCTCCATCAGGGCTTCCGCTGCAAATGTAAGCTCAAACCCTCCACCCCTGACACCGCCTCTCTTCTTGTCCGCTAATCGGACTCCGAGTAGCTGCTCGATCTTCTTCAGCCTCAACCATAAAGTCTTATAGTCGACGCCAAGCTTTTTGGAGGCTTCCTTTAGAGAGCCCGTATCTGCAAGTGTCTCGAGCAAATGAATATCCTCTTCCGAGACAACCCTCTCGTCGAAAACTAACCGTATGCTAATGACCGGTTTTAACTGGGACAAAAGCTTTAGGGTTTTCTCGAGGTCTCTCTCCTCCAAGCGGAATCATGGAATTAACGAGGACATGGATATATCTTTGCTTTGCCCGAATAACTTAGATCCACTTAAGTATTTCTTCTTCTCTAAACTCGCCATCGTATACAGCTTTAATCTTCCCTGACACCATAACCAAGAGCCTGTCGGCCAGAGTTTTTGCCTCGGTTACACTGTGGGAAACAATAATGGCATGGGCCTTTGTCTCGTATACAAACCGCTTTATGAACTCTCGGACAAACTCTGCGTTCTGGGGTGCTAGGTGTGCTGTAGGCTCGTCCAGCAAGAGGATTTCAGGCTGGGTGGCAAATGCCCTTGCGAGAGCCAAAAGTTGCTTCTCGCCGCCAGACAGGTTCTGGGCGTTCTTCCTCGAAAAGCCTGCAAGTCGGAAACGAGCCAGCCACTCCTCCGCTAAAGACTTAGCCCTTGAGGGCTCCACCCCTCTAAACCTCAGTGGTAGATAGACGTTCCTGAAAACACTAGCAGTTAGCACTGGGGGCTTCTGGGGGACAAAAGAGATTTTCCTCTGGAATTCGGGTTTCTCTTTTTCACCGAGCGTGTTCACCTTTACCCCGTTGTATTCTATCTCCCCGGCGTCCGGAGGTATTAACAGTGCCAGCATCTTCAGGAGGGTTGTCTTTCCAGCACCGTTTGGACCCATGATAACGGTAATTTTCCCTTCTGGGCTCTCTAAACTTACGTTGTCTACTACCTTGTCGTCTCCAAACCTTTTCGTGAGGTTCTGGGCCCTAAGCACCCTTGACACCCAGCTTGAACCTGAGTATTAATAGTACCGTGTTTATGGCGAGATAGACAAGTGTCAAAACTGCGCCCAGCCATAATACCATTTCAAACTCCCCTGTATTCGTGTAGAAGACTATTGCAGTGGTTAAAACACGCGTGTAGTACCGTATATTACCTCCAACTATAATTACCGCTCCAACCTCAGACACAGCCCTCGCGAGTGCAGCCAGCACTCCTCCGAATATCCCAACTCTCGCCTCGTTGAGAGTTAAAAGGAGCTCGTAATGCTTTGGTATAGCTAAAGACCGGAAGAACTCCTTTGTCTCCTGCGGAAGCGCCTCTATAGCTGTTATCGTCAAGCCTGTTATTATAGGTAGTGTGAGGAGGAACTGCGCCAATATCATGGCCTCAGGTGTGAAGAGTATTCCTAGGAAGCCGAGAGGCCCTGACCTGGAAAGCAAAAGGTATAGTACGAGGCCCAGTAGTACGGGAGGAGTTCCCATAAATGTATTTACAAGAGTTACAATTATGTTTTTAAAACGCGTCTGGGAGACGGCAATATAAGCCCCAGTAAAAACGCCCACTAGTGTAGAGAGGAGGACAGCTATCCCCGAGACCCTCAAGGAGAGAAGAGTTATTTGTATTATCTCGGAATACTCCAAGAAGCCCACCGTTCTAAAAAAATTAACTTTTTTTAAATCCGTCGTGTCTAGCTCTTCCCTATCAGGCTCTGGTAGAAGACGACTTGTCCGCTCATCTGGTCGTACTCGTAGGGGTCGTATATTCCCAGCTTTGTTAGGTTACCAAAGCACACGTTGAAGAGTTTAGCTCCGCCCTTAACGTACGTTCCTATCAAGTTCTGGCCCTCGGGTGAGACTATGAAGGTGACAAATAGGAGAGACTCATTGTAATGGACGTGTGGGAACTTCTTGGGGTTTACTGGTATTGCTCGGTAAATGTTAAGGTACAGGGGGTCGCCCTCGTTCAGAATGACCAGGTGTATCTTGTCTTTGAAGGCAAGGTAGGTGGATCGGTCTGAGAGAGTGTACCCGTTCAGCTGGTCGGCTACCATGAGCGTCTGGGACATCCCCTGGCCCGTCTCCTTATACCAGGGCTTGCCCTTGGGGTCAACGCCGGCCATAGACCATAACTGTAGTTCTCTCAAGTGAGTGCCTGACCTGTCTCCTCTTGAGACAAAGACTGTCTTTCCGGCCTCAGCAGCGGCATAGATCTTCTTGAATGCGTCTACAGCGTTCTTAGCGCTCTTCACTCCGGCTGGATCATCTGGTGGCCCTAGAAGTACGAAGTCATTATAGGCGAAAGTTATACCATGAACGCCGTATCCCTCTGCGATGAACTGGTTTTCGAGGTCCCTATTATGAACGATTACTAGGTCTGCGTCCCCCCTCTTTGCGATCTCGATTGCTTGGCCCGTACCAACGGCGACCCATGTCACATTTATCCAGGGATATTTGGCTTCAAACCTCTGCTTAATAGCCTGTAGCAACCCTGTAGCATCCATGCTTGTAGTCGTCGAGATTCTTAGGACCACTTTTTCCTTGGGCTGCTGTGTCTGTGATGGAGTCTGCTGGGATGGAGTTGAGGGTTGTTGAGTCCCCTGACGGGGGGCTGTCCCGGGTTGTGGGTTAAGCATCGGGTATACTAGGAATGCTACGACAAGGAGGACTGCAACTACAACTATGCCATATAAGAGTTTTTTATCCATCTGTGATCGATATGAATTTTTATCCAATCAAATATAAAATTTTCTTTTTGTTATTTATTCCTCTTGTTATTTATTCGTCTTATGCCTCTTATAACGAAGTTATATCGCCCCATTGTTTACCACTCATAATCTTTGGATCTTGTACTGCCATAACTCCCAAGGTCGTACTCAAAAATGAGATAGCTCTACCTCTCCAACTACCCTCTAATGCCTGCTAAAAATGTTAAGTGTTTATTAAGATATATGCGTAGCAGATTGGGCACACCTAACCTCCTCCCCGCCCTGGAAGGGGCAAGGCTTGTCACTGTTTTGGCCACAGTCTTCCTATAGATGGAAAAGGTAGCATTTAGATTATTACAATATTATTACAATCATGCTTGTTACAATCATGACTGCAAAATTCATTTCAGAAATCTAGAGCTTGACTTTCTTGAGGACTTATCTATAAACTAGGAATTACTCTGCGTGTTTACGGCTAGCTGGACCCCCGGCTCTATCTGTCGCAGGGCTTCCTCTACTATCATTTCCAGATCAGTTTGCGTCGCACCGCTTACAAGGTAAAGGCTCGCCCTGTTGCGAGTGGGTTCTAGGAGTAGAACACCTGCTATTCTCCCCTTATAGCCTAGAAGATACTCGTAAGCATGCATCCTAACATAGACCCCTCTTCTCCTAAGCTCGTGCGCGAGTCTGAGCCTGTTCACGGCTATTGCGAGTTTACTGGACATACCCCTTACTGTCCTGTTTTTTACTGATATTACCTTTTTGGTATACAAGGCTATACTTTGAGTTATCGACACTTATATTTAGGTTCCTGAATTTCAAGCATGGAATGTCTCGATCCATCGACATAAAAATGCTTACTCTGCTTGTAGCCGTCCTAGCTCTTGCAGCCTCCAACCTAGCCCTGCTTTTTCTGTTAGACAAGTGCTCACAACATTCACACGTCACCCCATCCTCCCCCGTCTCGGGGCCTTCACCCCAGTCGACGCCCCCAGCTACCTGTCAGCCCAACACGAGTAACCCCCAGCAACCCTCCCAGGTCTCCAACGCATCCACAAGCCTAGAGATCCCAAGTAGTCCACAAGGCCCGGCTTGGAACACGACGCCTACCTATACATACTATCCTGTGCCCTACTATCTTGAAATCGAGGCTGTAGGCGGCCCCTATCCTGGAGCGCCTCCGCCCGAGATCCCTTCAGATCTCAAGGTTGAAGTTGTTTATCTCGAAGGTATAAGGTCGTCGAACATATGCCCGGTAACCATGAAGACAAAGTTAGATGAAGGTGCTGCTTATCTTAACGTCACGCTCCCCCTTCCAGGTGGTAAATGCTTCAAGGTTACACCCCTCCTCGTGAACAGGACTAAGACATCGGTTTACTACCGTTTGGCTTTGCAGGAGGATCCCGGCGGGGCATGTGGTTACTGCGTAGCCTTCACGTTGAAGGTTTCATTCCTGCCGCCAGGTCGATACACGGTGACTGTAGGCCCTGAGCTTAAATTTGAAGGGGGCCAGGGCTGAAAACGTATGGGTAGGTTTATCTAGAACTGGTTCTATATAGAACCAGTTTATGTCGGAGGAGGAGTTCGAAGTACTCTTCGAGATATTAAGGTCCCCTCATATAAGCGTTAACAAACTCTACCAGAGGATGAAGGGGCGTATCTCAAAGGCTAGACTCATCAAGATTCTCAGAAACCTGAA of Thermofilum uzonense contains these proteins:
- a CDS encoding energy-coupling factor transporter transmembrane component T family protein, with the translated sequence MSENIVRYIEGDSVVHRLDPRAKIIFVFLFIASTLVASNLFEVLLLLLLSIGFYSLARLPLRKTLPTWKFIFLIVVFLSFLNLFVLTLLYPKEGHTLLQAGPIKVTYENLISSITPVVRLLSIASVTLTLIFTTPPNLYAPALGQMGLPYKAAYVVELSFRYIPEMIGELRKTLEAQMARGYRPSGGNNPLGRVLRVIPLILPVTLSAALNVYDIADAMELRGFGASGCHTWYRQLRMRRRDYLLIAIGSLVFVSMLLTRTVFSR
- a CDS encoding substrate-binding domain-containing protein; the protein is MEERDLEKTLKLLSQLKPVISIRLVFDERVVSEEDIHLLETLADTGSLKEASKKLGVDYKTLWLRLKKIEQLLGVRLADKKRGGVRGGGFELTFAAEALMERYRVVASMLEKTLKNVQLKPDLIIYGSDCPGIELAGRLLAEKGLSAEYLRVGSQMGLELLLKGYSHLAGVHVIDPETGEYNLHLIKKNNGKDLVLIRGYWREIGFIVAPGNPKNIFSPEDLLRRDVVLANRNKGSGTHILLNYLFKKLSREYGIPLHAIHSRIKGYDSSYVSHREAALRVLNGKADVTIGPLWTAKSLGLDFIPISRERFDFITLGSHVNSHPVKMFIEVIRSKDFSDAALRLGIFTDYDTGKIIK
- a CDS encoding ABC transporter ATP-binding protein — translated: MLRAQNLTKRFGDDKVVDNVSLESPEGKITVIMGPNGAGKTTLLKMLALLIPPDAGEIEYNGVKVNTLGEKEKPEFQRKISFVPQKPPVLTASVFRNVYLPLRFRGVEPSRAKSLAEEWLARFRLAGFSRKNAQNLSGGEKQLLALARAFATQPEILLLDEPTAHLAPQNAEFVREFIKRFVYETKAHAIIVSHSVTEAKTLADRLLVMVSGKIKAVYDGEFREEEILKWI
- a CDS encoding ABC transporter permease, translating into MEYSEIIQITLLSLRVSGIAVLLSTLVGVFTGAYIAVSQTRFKNIIVTLVNTFMGTPPVLLGLVLYLLLSRSGPLGFLGILFTPEAMILAQFLLTLPIITGLTITAIEALPQETKEFFRSLAIPKHYELLLTLNEARVGIFGGVLAALARAVSEVGAVIIVGGNIRYYTRVLTTAIVFYTNTGEFEMVLWLGAVLTLVYLAINTVLLILRFKLGVKGA
- a CDS encoding substrate-binding domain-containing protein; the encoded protein is MDKKLLYGIVVVAVLLVVAFLVYPMLNPQPGTAPRQGTQQPSTPSQQTPSQTQQPKEKVVLRISTTTSMDATGLLQAIKQRFEAKYPWINVTWVAVGTGQAIEIAKRGDADLVIVHNRDLENQFIAEGYGVHGITFAYNDFVLLGPPDDPAGVKSAKNAVDAFKKIYAAAEAGKTVFVSRGDRSGTHLRELQLWSMAGVDPKGKPWYKETGQGMSQTLMVADQLNGYTLSDRSTYLAFKDKIHLVILNEGDPLYLNIYRAIPVNPKKFPHVHYNESLLFVTFIVSPEGQNLIGTYVKGGAKLFNVCFGNLTKLGIYDPYEYDQMSGQVVFYQSLIGKS